From a single Methanobrevibacter sp. genomic region:
- a CDS encoding elongation factor EF-2, translated as MSRRDKMIAKIKELMYKPDQIRNIGICAHIDHGKTTLSDNLLAGAGMISEELAGDQRFLDFDEQEQARGITIDAANVSMVHNYKDGEYLINLIDTPGHVDFGGDVTRAMRAVDGAVVVVCAVEGIMPQTETVFRQALKENVKPVLFINKVDRLINELKLEPEELQKRFINIYMEANKLIKNMAPEDKKEEWSLDFTDGSVAFGSAYHNWAINVPTMQETGVNFNDIIQFCNDDKQKELAHKVPLSDVLLGMVVEHLPSPKEAQVYRVPNIWDGDIESPAGEGMITTSPDGPLAVMVTNVSVDKHAGEIATGRVYGGTIEKGTEVYLVGSHGKSRVQQVGVYFGPERVNTDKVPAGNIVYVAGAKGAIAGETLCDPEHKIVEFEGLEHISEPVVTVAVEAKNTKDLPKLIEVLRQVGKEDPTVKININEETGEHLVSGMGELHLEVIGYRIGEKGVDITTSEPIVVYRETVRQLSPQVEGKSPNKHNRFYLTVEPIEPELYAAIQNGDIKEGKVKGKESANDFMEHGLEKEEARRVWAVHNRSIFLNMTRGIQYLDEVKELLIEGFESALENGPLGEEIAMGLKFKLHDAKLHEDAVHRGPAQVLPAIRNAVLGSMMLAEPALLEPMQKVVIDTPNDYMGSCTREIQNRRGQIVNMGQETGDMARIESKVPVAEMFGFAGDIRSAAEGRCLWSTEIAGFEPLPREMQHNIVKEIRQRKGLSADPFPASHYLGDL; from the coding sequence TTGAGTAGAAGAGACAAAATGATTGCAAAAATCAAAGAATTAATGTACAAACCAGATCAAATCAGAAACATTGGTATCTGTGCTCACATCGATCACGGTAAAACCACTTTATCTGATAACTTACTTGCAGGTGCAGGAATGATTTCCGAAGAACTTGCTGGTGACCAAAGATTCTTAGATTTTGACGAACAAGAACAAGCACGTGGTATTACTATCGATGCAGCTAACGTATCTATGGTACACAATTACAAAGATGGTGAATACTTAATCAACTTAATTGATACTCCTGGACACGTTGACTTCGGTGGAGACGTAACTCGTGCTATGAGAGCTGTAGATGGTGCAGTAGTTGTAGTTTGTGCTGTAGAAGGTATCATGCCTCAAACTGAAACTGTATTCAGACAAGCATTAAAAGAAAACGTAAAACCAGTTTTATTCATTAACAAAGTTGACAGATTAATCAACGAGTTAAAATTAGAACCAGAAGAATTACAAAAAAGATTCATTAACATCTACATGGAAGCTAACAAATTAATCAAAAACATGGCTCCTGAAGATAAAAAAGAAGAATGGTCTTTAGATTTCACTGATGGTAGTGTAGCATTCGGTTCAGCATACCACAATTGGGCTATTAATGTACCAACTATGCAAGAAACTGGAGTTAACTTCAATGATATCATCCAATTCTGTAACGATGATAAACAAAAAGAGTTAGCACATAAAGTACCTTTATCTGATGTATTATTAGGTATGGTAGTTGAACACTTACCTTCCCCTAAAGAAGCACAAGTTTACAGAGTACCTAACATATGGGATGGTGACATCGAATCTCCTGCTGGAGAAGGTATGATTACCACTTCACCTGACGGACCTTTAGCTGTAATGGTTACCAATGTATCTGTTGATAAACACGCTGGTGAAATTGCAACTGGTAGGGTTTACGGAGGAACTATCGAAAAAGGTACTGAAGTATATCTCGTTGGTTCTCACGGTAAATCCAGAGTTCAACAAGTAGGTGTCTACTTCGGACCTGAAAGAGTTAACACTGACAAAGTCCCTGCTGGTAACATTGTATACGTTGCTGGTGCAAAAGGAGCTATTGCTGGTGAAACCTTATGTGATCCTGAACACAAAATTGTTGAGTTCGAAGGATTAGAACACATCTCTGAACCTGTAGTTACTGTTGCTGTAGAAGCTAAAAACACTAAAGATTTACCAAAATTAATTGAAGTATTAAGACAAGTAGGTAAAGAAGACCCTACCGTTAAAATTAACATTAACGAAGAAACTGGTGAACACTTAGTATCTGGTATGGGAGAACTTCACTTAGAAGTTATCGGTTACAGAATCGGAGAAAAAGGTGTAGATATCACTACTTCCGAACCTATTGTTGTATACAGAGAAACTGTAAGACAATTATCTCCACAAGTTGAAGGTAAATCACCTAACAAACACAATAGATTCTACCTTACTGTTGAACCTATTGAACCTGAATTATATGCCGCTATCCAAAATGGTGACATTAAAGAAGGTAAAGTTAAAGGTAAAGAATCTGCTAACGACTTCATGGAACATGGTTTAGAAAAAGAAGAAGCTAGAAGAGTATGGGCTGTTCACAACAGAAGTATCTTCCTTAACATGACTCGTGGTATTCAATACTTAGATGAAGTTAAAGAACTTTTAATTGAAGGATTTGAATCTGCATTAGAAAACGGTCCTTTAGGTGAAGAAATTGCAATGGGATTAAAATTCAAACTCCACGATGCAAAACTTCACGAAGATGCAGTTCACAGAGGACCTGCTCAAGTATTACCTGCTATCAGAAATGCAGTTTTAGGTTCTATGATGCTTGCTGAACCAGCATTACTCGAACCAATGCAAAAAGTAGTTATTGACACTCCTAATGATTACATGGGTTCCTGTACTCGTGAAATCCAAAACAGAAGAGGTCAAATTGTAAACATGGGTCAAGAAACTGGAGATATGGCAAGAATTGAATCTAAAGTGCCTGTAGCTGAAATGTTTGGTTTCGCTGGAGACATCAGATCTGCTGCTGAAGGTAGATGTTTATGGTCTACTGAAATTGCAGGATTTGAACCACTCCCACGTGAGATGCAACATAATATTGTTAAAGAAATCAGACAAAGAAAAGGCTTATCCGCAGATCCATTCCCTGCAAGCCACTACTTAGGAGACTTATAA
- a CDS encoding 30S ribosomal protein S7 translates to MSKLFDKWDLDEVKVDDLGLVKYICLDETLVPHTSGRHVKRQFAKSKVSIVERLMNKIMRTHLNSGKKNKAYNIVKDALEIINRRTKKNPVQVLVKAVENTAPREETTRIKYGGIGYQVAVDISPQRRVDLSLGFLTRGTLQSSFKNRKSVAECLADELILASEEDSRSFALRKAEEKERVAKAAH, encoded by the coding sequence ATGAGTAAATTATTCGATAAATGGGATCTCGATGAAGTAAAAGTAGATGACTTAGGTTTAGTAAAATACATCTGCTTAGATGAAACCTTAGTTCCACATACTTCTGGTAGACATGTAAAAAGACAATTCGCAAAATCTAAAGTATCCATTGTTGAAAGGTTAATGAACAAAATCATGAGAACCCATCTCAACTCTGGTAAAAAGAATAAAGCTTACAATATTGTTAAAGATGCTTTAGAAATTATCAACAGAAGAACTAAAAAGAACCCTGTTCAAGTTTTAGTTAAAGCAGTTGAAAACACTGCACCTCGTGAAGAAACTACCCGTATTAAATACGGTGGTATTGGATACCAAGTTGCTGTAGATATTTCTCCACAAAGAAGAGTTGACCTTTCATTAGGTTTCTTAACTAGAGGTACTTTACAATCTTCATTCAAAAACAGAAAATCTGTTGCTGAATGTTTAGCTGATGAATTAATTCTTGCATCCGAAGAAGATTCAAGAAGCTTTGCTTTAAGAAAAGCTGAAGAGAAAGAAAGAGTTGCTAAAGCAGCACACTAA
- a CDS encoding 30S ribosomal protein S12 gives MPGLFAAKKLKKNRQNFKWKDVDYKRRALRLDVKADPLEGAPQARGIVIEKVGIEAKQPNSAIRKCVRVQLIKNGKQLTAFAPGDGAIGFIDEHDEVMIEGIGGPSGRSMGDIPGVRWKVSKVNNVALSEMVSGKIEKPVR, from the coding sequence ATGCCAGGACTTTTTGCTGCAAAAAAACTTAAAAAAAATAGACAAAATTTTAAGTGGAAAGATGTAGATTACAAAAGAAGAGCTTTAAGATTAGATGTTAAAGCAGATCCTCTCGAAGGAGCTCCTCAAGCTAGAGGTATTGTAATCGAGAAAGTAGGGATAGAAGCAAAACAACCTAACTCTGCTATTCGTAAATGTGTACGTGTTCAATTAATTAAAAACGGTAAACAATTAACCGCTTTCGCACCAGGTGATGGCGCTATTGGATTTATCGATGAGCACGATGAAGTAATGATTGAAGGAATCGGTGGACCATCTGGAAGATCCATGGGGGATATTCCGGGAGTTCGTTGGAAAGTTTCCAAAGTTAATAACGTAGCTTTATCAGAAATGGTAAGTGGGAAAATCGAAAAACCTGTAAGATAA
- a CDS encoding NusA-like transcription termination signal-binding factor, with the protein MSIKLSANEIRFIALFESMTGAMVKDCIIDDEHGKVTFIVKNGDMGLAIGKGGSSVSKVQRAVDKSVEIIELDDDPIQFIKNVLSPAKLQSVKISQKQSGEKIAIVTADNTNKRIAIGKNGINIERAKLLANRQHDIDNIILK; encoded by the coding sequence GTGTCTATTAAACTTAGTGCAAATGAAATTAGATTCATAGCTCTTTTCGAAAGCATGACTGGAGCAATGGTTAAAGATTGCATTATCGATGATGAACATGGAAAAGTCACTTTCATTGTCAAAAATGGTGACATGGGACTTGCTATCGGTAAAGGTGGAAGTTCTGTTTCTAAAGTTCAAAGAGCAGTAGATAAAAGTGTTGAAATTATCGAATTAGATGATGATCCAATACAATTTATCAAAAATGTTTTATCCCCTGCAAAGTTACAGTCTGTTAAAATAAGTCAAAAACAGTCAGGTGAAAAAATAGCTATTGTCACAGCAGACAATACCAACAAACGTATTGCTATCGGTAAAAACGGAATTAATATCGAAAGAGCTAAATTATTAGCTAATAGACAACATGATATTGATAATATTATTTTAAAATAG
- a CDS encoding 50S ribosomal protein L30e, producing MMDVDRGIRVAVDTGDVTLGSEKSIQSLKLGKGQLVVVAANAPKEIIEDVEYYANLSEIPSIVYDGTSVDLGSVCGKPFTVATLIVNDPGDSTILDDLR from the coding sequence ATGATGGACGTAGATAGAGGAATCAGAGTAGCTGTCGATACTGGTGATGTAACTTTAGGCTCTGAAAAATCAATTCAATCTTTAAAATTAGGAAAAGGCCAACTCGTTGTTGTTGCTGCTAACGCTCCTAAAGAAATTATTGAAGATGTTGAATATTATGCAAATCTTTCCGAAATCCCATCTATTGTATATGATGGAACTAGTGTAGATTTAGGGTCTGTTTGTGGTAAACCTTTCACAGTTGCTACATTAATCGTTAACGATCCAGGAGATTCTACAATATTAGACGATTTGAGGTAG
- the rpoA2 gene encoding DNA-directed RNA polymerase subunit A'': MDEIITKVIDMIDEINETENLGIDFADSYIEDLAEHYISKNLTDDELRKLIIKLKQAYDRAHVEAGEAVGTVAAQSVGEPGTQMTMRTFHYAGVTELNVTLGLPRLIEIVDAREKIKTPTMDIYFTEDKRDDEEFVRTLANKIGKSTINDILSDFNLNYGTMEVEAVLDNKKIAEKRLDREEIDAKILKAFKKATINGDNIVLSSTKTDSDFIIRELRLLADKFRDLQISGIKNIGRVIIRRDEEWIIHTEGSNLKKVLSMEGIDQVRTTTNNIHEIGQVLGIEAARRSIINEAQKTLSEQGLSVDVRHIMLVADIMTSEGVVKSIGRHGISGEKSSVLARAAFEETGKHLLHASIRGEVDDLTGIIENIIIGQPIPLGTGSIGVKMDYKNE; encoded by the coding sequence ATGGATGAAATTATAACTAAAGTTATTGATATGATTGATGAAATTAATGAGACTGAAAATCTCGGCATTGATTTTGCAGATAGTTATATCGAAGATTTAGCTGAACATTATATCAGTAAAAATTTGACTGATGATGAATTACGTAAACTCATTATTAAGCTCAAACAGGCCTATGACCGAGCTCATGTTGAAGCTGGAGAGGCTGTTGGAACAGTAGCTGCACAATCTGTAGGTGAACCTGGTACTCAGATGACTATGCGTACTTTTCACTATGCAGGGGTAACTGAGTTAAACGTAACATTAGGTCTTCCGAGACTTATTGAAATTGTGGATGCTAGAGAAAAAATCAAAACTCCAACTATGGATATTTATTTCACTGAAGATAAACGTGATGATGAAGAATTTGTTAGAACTTTAGCTAATAAAATTGGTAAAAGTACTATTAACGATATTCTTTCAGATTTCAATTTAAATTATGGAACCATGGAAGTTGAAGCTGTTTTAGATAATAAGAAAATTGCAGAAAAAAGACTCGACAGAGAAGAAATTGATGCAAAAATCTTAAAAGCATTTAAAAAAGCTACAATTAATGGTGACAATATTGTTTTATCAAGCACTAAAACCGATTCAGATTTCATTATTAGGGAACTTCGTCTTTTAGCAGACAAATTCCGTGATTTACAAATCAGTGGTATTAAAAATATTGGAAGAGTCATTATCCGTCGTGATGAAGAATGGATTATTCACACTGAAGGATCCAACCTTAAAAAGGTTCTCAGTATGGAAGGTATTGACCAAGTTAGAACTACCACCAACAATATTCACGAAATCGGTCAAGTTTTGGGTATTGAAGCAGCTCGTAGATCAATTATCAACGAAGCTCAAAAAACTCTCTCAGAACAAGGTCTTAGTGTTGATGTAAGACACATTATGTTAGTTGCAGATATTATGACTTCCGAAGGTGTTGTTAAATCTATTGGAAGACATGGTATTAGTGGTGAAAAATCAAGTGTTTTAGCTCGTGCAGCTTTTGAAGAAACTGGTAAACATTTACTCCACGCAAGTATTCGTGGTGAAGTAGATGATTTAACAGGTATCATCGAAAATATTATTATTGGACAACCAATACCTCTTGGTACCGGTTCTATCGGTGTCAAAATGGATTATAAAAATGAATAG
- a CDS encoding DNA-directed RNA polymerase subunit A', giving the protein MTAFIKKIERINFGLMSPDDIRKMSVVRVEYPDTYGDDGFPIDKGLMDPQLGVIDPSLKCKTCGSKGGVCQGHFGRIELARPVIHVGFGDVIHKLLKSTCNECGRVLLDDDEIKKYTHDILELKAQNESISDILKEIYDKAKKDECPHCAAIQDKIILDKPVSIVQRIDPLLEFQKVFNEAKPSDSITIADIGPLAEEIVGYTSEEYEEPVTKQVTDEETGETETVEEVETKTKVVILQDVIESNFQNKLLINSNLLTRLCEKLNDVDTVIDIVKSRLTTADDIDETYEVNNTRLKQIFKDIISLNNLTEDYKLTASEVRERLERISDDDSFVLGVNPEVARPEWLVLTTLPVPPVTVRPSIILDTGERSEDDLTHKLVDILRINQRLLENMEAGAPQLIVEDLWELLQYHVTTYFDNEASGVPPARHRSGRPLKTLTQRLKGKEGRFRSNLSGKRVNFSARTVISPDPNISINEVGVPEMIAKEVTVPVYVNEWNLDEMRNCIENGPDVHPGANYVIMKDGRKRRVTDESKEYILETLEPGIIVERHLKDGDMVLFNRQPSLHRMSMMAHEVRVLPYKTFRLNLCVCPPYNADFDGDEMNMHVFQTDESRAEAKSLMRVQEHILSPRFGGPIIGAIHDHISGAYLLTRDGVEFTEEQALQIIRKSHLELPEFKKGQWVLKTTLDLKPDSEIPIDVEESYIYKDKGENWTGKELFSLLLPNDLNLSYSAEISKCPVVYPPEDAEVVIKNGILTQGAIDESAYGSFSGKILDKIVKEYGPGRAKEFLDRSTDLAICGIMKTGITTSLNDEEIPREAQDRINEHLENKMAEVDKLVEAYEDGYLEALPGRSLEETLEMKIMQVLGEARDMSGQIAEHYLNMGKQSLDDPYDHVMAVENHSVVMARTGARASMLNLTQITACVGQQAVRGGRIERGYIKRTLPHFKKGELGAKAKGFVHSSYKSGLDPIEFFFHAMGGREGLVDTAIRTAQSGYMQRRLVNALQDLQVKSTGLVTDNQGNVIQTMFGEDGVDPAKSDFGKPADLNKLISEIRMMDSSSEKDADEIEMEGK; this is encoded by the coding sequence ATGACAGCATTTATTAAAAAAATTGAAAGAATTAATTTTGGTTTAATGTCTCCTGATGATATTCGTAAGATGTCTGTTGTTAGGGTAGAATATCCTGATACCTATGGTGATGACGGATTCCCTATTGATAAAGGTTTAATGGATCCTCAGTTAGGAGTTATTGATCCTAGTTTAAAATGTAAAACCTGTGGTTCTAAAGGTGGAGTTTGTCAAGGTCACTTCGGTCGTATTGAATTAGCAAGACCGGTTATTCACGTTGGTTTTGGGGATGTTATTCATAAACTTTTAAAATCTACTTGTAATGAGTGTGGACGTGTTCTTTTAGATGATGATGAAATTAAAAAATACACTCATGACATTTTAGAACTTAAAGCTCAAAATGAAAGTATCTCTGATATTCTTAAAGAGATTTATGATAAGGCTAAAAAGGATGAATGCCCTCACTGTGCAGCTATCCAAGATAAAATTATTCTTGATAAACCAGTTTCAATCGTTCAACGTATTGATCCTCTTTTAGAATTCCAAAAAGTATTCAATGAAGCTAAACCTTCTGATAGTATTACTATTGCAGATATTGGTCCATTAGCTGAAGAAATTGTTGGATATACTTCAGAAGAATATGAGGAACCAGTTACAAAACAAGTCACTGATGAAGAAACTGGTGAAACTGAAACTGTAGAAGAAGTTGAAACAAAAACTAAAGTTGTAATCCTTCAAGATGTAATTGAATCAAACTTCCAGAACAAATTATTAATCAACAGTAATTTATTAACCCGTTTATGTGAGAAATTGAATGATGTTGATACTGTAATTGACATTGTTAAATCTCGTTTGACTACTGCTGATGATATTGATGAGACTTATGAAGTAAATAACACTCGTTTAAAACAAATCTTCAAGGACATTATATCTCTTAATAATTTGACTGAGGATTATAAGTTAACTGCTTCTGAAGTTCGTGAAAGGCTTGAAAGAATTTCTGATGATGATTCTTTTGTTTTAGGTGTTAATCCTGAAGTTGCAAGACCAGAATGGTTAGTTTTAACTACTCTTCCTGTTCCTCCTGTAACTGTAAGGCCTTCAATTATTCTTGATACTGGTGAAAGGTCTGAGGATGACTTAACTCACAAACTTGTTGATATTTTACGTATTAATCAACGTTTACTTGAAAACATGGAAGCTGGTGCTCCACAATTAATCGTTGAAGATTTATGGGAATTATTACAATATCACGTAACTACTTACTTTGATAATGAAGCTAGTGGAGTTCCACCTGCAAGACACAGATCCGGAAGACCACTCAAAACCTTAACACAAAGGTTAAAAGGTAAAGAAGGTAGGTTCAGATCCAACCTTTCAGGTAAAAGGGTTAACTTCTCAGCTCGTACTGTAATTTCACCTGATCCAAACATCAGTATTAACGAAGTCGGTGTTCCTGAAATGATTGCAAAAGAGGTAACTGTACCTGTTTATGTAAATGAATGGAACCTTGATGAAATGAGAAATTGCATTGAAAATGGTCCTGATGTTCATCCTGGTGCAAATTATGTAATCATGAAGGATGGAAGAAAAAGAAGAGTAACTGATGAATCTAAAGAGTACATTCTTGAAACATTAGAACCAGGTATTATTGTTGAAAGACATCTTAAAGATGGGGATATGGTTTTATTCAATCGTCAACCTTCTCTTCACAGAATGAGTATGATGGCACATGAAGTAAGAGTATTACCATATAAAACTTTCAGGTTAAACTTGTGTGTATGTCCTCCTTACAACGCAGATTTCGATGGGGACGAAATGAACATGCATGTTTTCCAGACTGATGAGTCTCGTGCTGAGGCAAAATCATTAATGCGTGTACAAGAACACATTTTATCTCCAAGGTTTGGAGGACCAATTATTGGTGCAATTCACGATCATATTAGTGGTGCTTACCTCTTAACTCGTGATGGTGTTGAATTTACTGAAGAACAAGCATTGCAAATTATCAGAAAATCTCACCTTGAATTACCAGAATTCAAAAAAGGTCAATGGGTTTTAAAAACTACTCTTGATTTAAAACCTGACTCTGAAATTCCAATTGATGTTGAAGAGTCTTATATTTACAAAGATAAAGGTGAGAATTGGACTGGTAAAGAGTTATTCTCTTTATTATTACCTAATGACTTAAACTTATCTTACAGTGCTGAAATTTCCAAATGTCCTGTAGTTTACCCACCTGAAGATGCAGAAGTAGTAATTAAAAACGGAATTCTCACACAAGGTGCAATAGATGAAAGTGCATATGGTTCTTTCTCAGGTAAAATCTTAGATAAGATTGTTAAAGAATATGGTCCTGGAAGAGCTAAAGAGTTCTTAGATAGGTCTACTGACCTTGCTATCTGTGGAATCATGAAAACCGGTATTACTACCAGTTTAAACGATGAAGAAATTCCTCGTGAAGCTCAAGATCGTATTAACGAGCACTTGGAAAATAAGATGGCAGAAGTAGATAAACTTGTTGAAGCTTATGAAGATGGTTATCTTGAAGCTTTACCTGGTAGAAGTCTTGAAGAGACTTTAGAGATGAAAATCATGCAAGTACTTGGTGAAGCAAGGGATATGTCTGGTCAAATTGCAGAACATTATCTTAACATGGGTAAACAATCTCTCGATGATCCTTATGACCATGTAATGGCAGTTGAAAACCACTCTGTAGTAATGGCACGTACTGGTGCAAGGGCATCCATGTTGAACCTTACTCAGATTACTGCTTGTGTAGGACAACAAGCAGTTAGGGGTGGACGTATCGAAAGAGGATACATTAAAAGAACTTTACCTCACTTCAAGAAAGGTGAGTTAGGGGCAAAAGCGAAAGGATTTGTTCACTCAAGTTATAAATCTGGACTTGACCCAATTGAATTCTTCTTCCACGCAATGGGTGGTAGAGAAGGTCTTGTAGATACTGCGATTCGTACCGCACAATCCGGTTACATGCAAAGAAGACTTGTAAACGCTTTACAAGATTTACAAGTAAAATCCACAGGACTTGTTACTGATAACCAAGGAAACGTTATCCAAACCATGTTCGGTGAAGATGGTGTAGATCCAGCTAAATCTGACTTCGGTAAACCTGCTGATTTAAATAAACTTATTAGCGAAATTAGGATGATGGATTCTTCTTCAGAGAAAGATGCTGATGAAATTGAAATGGAAGGTAAATAG
- the rpoB gene encoding DNA-directed RNA polymerase subunit B, whose product MKPTNEQPPVFNKKHPNTKIYINGELLGYCEDPITFTQEMREKRRNGIISHEMNITYYEDNDEIYIFNDPGRARRPLIIVKEGVPLLKEEHMNKIANGKLSWDDLISEGLIEYLDAEEEENAYIAMNLADLSEDHTHLEIDPATMLGICAGIIPFSDHNSSPRNTMEAGMTKQALGLYVSNYALRTDTRAHLLHHPQTPIVKTRIIDSTNYDLRPSGQNFVVALMSYEGYNMEDAMVINKGALERGLARSSFFRAYDTSEKKYAGGQRDKFEVPDKNIKGYRSDEAYRNLDDDGVVNPESVVKSGDVLIGKTSPPRFLEEGLGTRVTERRRETSVTVRHGEKGIVDAVLLSETVEGSKLAKIRVRDTRQPEFGDKFASRHGQKGVIGLILSPEDIPFTEFGVVPDLIVNPHAIPSRMSIGQVLEMVAGKAGCLEGERVDATPFNQTLEDEIQQLLLDNGFESAGCESLYSGVTGERLDAEIFVGVAYYQKLHHMTTDKVYARSRGPVQVLTRQPTEGRAREGGLRFGEMERDCLIAHGAALTLKERLLDESDKYTAVVCENCGMLAVEDNNHKTYCPICGDVETYPVEISYAFKLLLDELKSLCIFPKLILGDKA is encoded by the coding sequence ATTAAACCTACTAATGAACAACCTCCTGTATTCAACAAGAAACATCCTAACACTAAAATTTATATCAACGGTGAACTTTTAGGTTACTGTGAAGATCCTATTACTTTCACTCAGGAAATGAGAGAAAAAAGAAGAAATGGTATAATTTCTCATGAGATGAACATTACTTACTATGAAGATAATGATGAGATTTATATATTCAACGATCCTGGTAGGGCAAGAAGACCTTTAATCATTGTCAAAGAGGGAGTTCCTCTCTTAAAAGAAGAACACATGAATAAAATAGCTAATGGTAAATTATCTTGGGATGATTTAATTAGTGAAGGTCTCATTGAATACTTAGATGCTGAAGAGGAAGAAAATGCCTACATTGCAATGAATTTGGCTGATTTAAGTGAAGATCATACTCATTTAGAAATCGACCCTGCTACTATGTTAGGTATTTGTGCTGGAATTATTCCATTCTCTGATCATAATTCCTCTCCAAGGAACACAATGGAAGCAGGTATGACAAAACAAGCTTTAGGATTATATGTATCTAACTATGCATTACGTACTGATACTAGGGCTCACTTATTGCATCATCCTCAAACTCCAATCGTTAAAACACGTATTATTGATTCAACCAATTATGACTTAAGACCATCCGGTCAAAACTTTGTTGTAGCATTAATGTCTTACGAAGGATATAACATGGAAGACGCAATGGTTATCAACAAAGGTGCTTTAGAAAGAGGTCTTGCAAGATCTTCATTCTTCAGAGCATATGATACTTCTGAAAAGAAATATGCTGGTGGTCAAAGGGATAAATTTGAAGTGCCTGATAAAAACATCAAAGGTTACAGATCAGATGAAGCTTACAGAAACTTAGATGATGATGGTGTTGTAAACCCAGAATCTGTAGTAAAATCAGGTGATGTGTTAATTGGTAAAACTTCACCTCCAAGATTCTTAGAGGAAGGACTTGGTACAAGAGTTACTGAAAGAAGAAGAGAAACTTCTGTTACTGTCAGACATGGTGAAAAAGGTATTGTTGATGCAGTTCTCTTATCCGAAACTGTTGAAGGTTCCAAATTAGCTAAAATTAGAGTAAGGGACACAAGACAACCTGAATTTGGGGATAAATTCGCATCAAGACACGGTCAGAAAGGGGTTATTGGTTTAATATTATCTCCAGAAGATATTCCCTTCACTGAATTTGGTGTAGTGCCAGATTTAATAGTTAACCCTCACGCGATTCCATCCAGGATGTCTATTGGACAGGTGCTTGAGATGGTTGCAGGTAAAGCTGGATGTCTTGAAGGTGAAAGAGTTGACGCAACTCCGTTCAACCAAACTCTTGAAGATGAAATTCAACAATTACTCCTTGATAATGGATTTGAATCTGCAGGTTGTGAATCATTATACAGCGGAGTAACTGGTGAAAGATTAGATGCAGAAATTTTCGTTGGTGTTGCATATTACCAAAAATTACACCACATGACTACTGATAAAGTCTATGCTCGTTCCAGAGGACCTGTACAAGTTCTCACACGTCAACCTACTGAAGGTAGAGCACGTGAAGGTGGTTTAAGATTTGGAGAAATGGAAAGAGATTGTCTTATTGCACACGGTGCAGCATTAACATTAAAAGAAAGATTACTCGATGAATCTGACAAATATACAGCAGTTGTATGTGAAAACTGTGGTATGTTAGCAGTAGAAGATAACAATCATAAAACCTACTGCCCAATCTGTGGAGATGTAGAAACATATCCAGTTGAAATCTCATATGCATTCAAATTATTATTAGATGAACTTAAGAGTTTATGTATTTTCCCTAAATTGATTTTAGGAGACAAAGCATAA